A window of Sorex araneus isolate mSorAra2 chromosome 3, mSorAra2.pri, whole genome shotgun sequence genomic DNA:
GGTCAGCCTGAGCATGCACCCTGTGTGGGCGGCAGACCCCGCAAACCCCATGGAATATGCAGCAAAGCTTATCAAAGAGCAAACCTGAGGTGACATGGTGACCTTATACAGCAGTGGGTTGCaaatggccacatagcggtcataggccatggagGTCAACATGTAGCATTCAGagatgacaaaaaaaagaaagaaaaacagctgaGTCATGCACCCAGCATAGGAGATGACGTTCCTCTTTGACACAAAGTTCACCAGCATCTTAGGGGTGAACACTGAAGAGTAACAGAAGTCGATGAAGGACAGGTTAAAAAGGAAatagtacatgggggtgtggaggtgggAGTTGAGACTGATAAGAATGATCAAGCCAATGTTGCCCACCACGGTGACAATGTACATCACTAGAAACAGAACAAAGAGGGGTAGCTGGAGCTCTGGGCGGTCTGTTAATCCGGCAAGCAGGAATTCTGTCACGAACGAATCATTCTGAGGCAGCACTGTCATCTTGGGGAAATCTGTGAGAAGAGATGACAATGCCATTCACAAAGACTTGACTCTCCACAAGGACTCACTTCCAAGAAGGGGATTCGACAGGCTGAAGTCAAGCAAGTGCCGCTTTTCAGGAGGGCTGTGCTACCACGGCCTCCCCTCAGCAGTTAAAGGATTGTCTCTTGCCTGTGACAAACAACTGTTACTGCCTTTGCTCCAGGGAAAGGTCAAGCCCACTTGCTGGTGAGCAATGGGAGCAAGGACTTCTCCCTCACGCCTCCCCCACATTCCTCTGTTTCTTCACTTCCTAGTCCCTGTTGGTGTTTCCATTTCTCTACTGGACACCTCAGGTCCTGTCACAGCCAACCAGACAGACAGTATGTCTCTGGGGTGGAGACCTCACAGATATTCTGTTTCCGGAAGGGAGGGTCTTCAGATCCCTTACTCCAAGACTCCACTGACTACCTACCCCAGAGCTGCGACTCATTCTTCCCTTTGTTCCATCCTAAGCAGACAGAGAACTCATGAAGGACTGTAAAGGTGCTTCCCTGACCTTGTAGGAGAGCAGGCAAGAGAAACCTTAGTTCTGGGGCTATCTAAGCTGGTTGTAAAGCTTGAGGAAAGTTGTCAAGCAGACAAATACAAGACTAACACCATGTTAAATGTCTTTAGGAAAGGTTTCTCATCTTCCTCTGTGTCGCTGTCTGCTGGGCAGGGCTCCTGGCACTGTCAGAGTGGGCCTGTGGCTATCAGAAACAGCAGGGCCAGCATGCCTGTCCTCTCAGATTGTGATGACTCAACAGAAATACTTTTCCTCCCTTATCAACaacagagaaagagcaagaacCCTAGAAACGTGACTGACTTACTCTCCTCCTAAGAGGACTCCGCGCTGACCCTTTATGCTGGTTTTCTCCACACGGCTCTGGAAGAAGAGTGGACGGTGTTGATACCAATGCTGACTAGCTGTGATCACAGAATCTGCTGCTTCTCTTGGCCAAAGAGTCAGTGCTCAGAACTCGGTCTGGGCATTCCACGACTCATTCTAGGTGGGGGTCAAGCTTCTAGTTATCAATTTTCTAATAGAGTAAGAAGTGAAAACGTAAATTGGAGACAGAAGTAACCTTGCCAAATGCATATGGCATGACTTGCTGAAGGCTTATAATATGCTCAGCCCTGTTTATAAATCCAAACATCAATCCCCTTGAGGTCATTCCTGTCACAGGAAGTAATGCAGTGAGGAAGTTTGTGTTTGTGGAACACCCTGATGGCAACAGTAAGTGTTAATTTCCCAATAGAGAGTACACATTCCCTGAggcataagagaaaaaaatcatctgtTTCCCTTACAGAGATGCAACAATTTACTGTTATGAAATTATGCTAACTAAAGTTCCACATAGCACATTCATTTTAAGGACTCAAATTCACTGGcttataaatgtttttatcattaattttctttcattccctGAAATAATTACTGCTTTTGAAAATTTATAGATATAAACAAAGGGATCCTTTTGTACTGACTTTATAGAttgctaataaaaatttatttgtacgATGTATAAGTTTTATCATGTAAGATTTAtcaatttcttaaatatatttgtaaataaaatcagtactatttctaaataaatttataatgtgTGATCCATTATTTCATGGacatttaattacttttattttcttttcttccttaggGTGTGGGGGTTGGTTAGACTGAAAGGTCTCAGTAGTGCCACCTGGTGGTAATTTAGGGAATCTTATGCAGTGCTTGACATTAAACTGGGGTTAGCTGTGAGCAAGAAAAATACCTTAAcccttactgtactatctttctaagcccacttgcatttttctgattcaatacgtcttttattttcattaattaaaataaatacataagaaatAATACTTAATAGAGTTCTATTTCAAGAAAATATGAGTACAGAATGTCCAGGTATGTACTAATGATTATGCTGGTAAGAAGGCATCTAAATACCATctcaacaaaagggaatgtcctgccacagaggtacgATGTGGTGGGGTGGATTaaatagggggtgggagggatgctggggtcattggtggaggacaaTGAGCACTTGTGGAAGGATGAGTACTCGAGCATTCTATtactaaaacacaagcatgaagatacataaatctgtaactgtacccgcacggtgattcattaataaaaaaataaaaattaaaaaaataaataccatctcacaccacagagactggcccacatccaaaagaacaaaagcaaccagtgttggtgtgggtgtggggagaaagggagtctccttcactgctggtgggaatgccgactggttcagcccttttggaaaacagtatggacgcttttcagaaaattagaaattgagctcccatttaacccagcaataccacttctgggaatatataccagagatgcaaaaaaagtatagtagaaatgacatctgcactaatatgttcattgcagcactgttttacaatagccagaatctggaaaaaacccaagtgcccaagaacagatgactggttaaaaaaactttggtacatctacacaatggaatactatgctgctattagaaaagatgaaattatgaaatttgcatataggtggatcaacatggaaagcatcatgttaagtgaaatgagtcagaaagagagggacagacatagaaagattgcactcatttgtggactataaaataacagaatgggagactaacacccaagaacagtagaaataagaatcaggaggattactccaaaGCTTcgaagccagccttgcatgctaggggaaaaggcagctcagatagagaagggaccaccaagtcccTTCTCTAGGGATCAAAttgagagtacagtggttagagtgtTTGTCCAGCCAAAAACAAATATTCCCTCTCTGTACtcaaagggtgctgggagggcccattcgggatgggagatgcgtgctgaaagtagactatagaccaaacattatggccaattaatacctctactgcaaaccacaacacccaaatagagagagagagagagcaaaagggaataccctgcacagaggctgggtggagtggagggagggcagggggggttgtgggagggatgctgggaacattggtgatgaaaaatgggcactggtggagggatgggcactcgaccattgtatgactgaaatgcaagcatgaaagtttgtaagtctttaactcTGTGTTTGTAatcacctcacagtgattcactaataaaaaaaatttttttaatttaaaaatgaaggcATCTAAAATTTTACGATGAAATTCTGAAATCACAAGGAGTTACAAAAATCATGCATATCGTCCCTCAAAATCCATCTCTTCCTGCCATATTGATTCTCCAATGACTATAATACAACAGCAAAGGTGGGAAAATGACACAGGTACAACACTGTGACCTGGACAGCCAGAAAATGAACTAGAGCTCTTCAGTTCCCATCAGTTTTACACGCAGTATGTGactgtgatgtgtgtgtatgcacacgtgTTTGGGTGAAGATCTGCACAACTTTGCCCCTTGGACTGGCTCATGTAACCATCGCAAGAATCAGGGTACAGAACTATCCCACCACCACAGGAGAAATTCTTTCTATTCCCACTTTCgcgccagacagatagtacagtgggtagggcacttgccgttcACACAGGTAACCCATGTCTgcagcaccacacacggtcctgGGACatctgccagatatgacccctgaggacagagccaggagtaagctggtgtgaccaaaaaagcaaaacaaaagacaaatactCCCTCTCTGTACTCAAATTCATCCTGTTCCACTACATCTCTGACTCCTGGCAATCCCTGACTTACTCTTCATTTCTACATTGTAGTCATTTGGGAGACAACAAAACATGAAATACATAAACTCTGCCATTCTTTTCACGAGACATGATGCCCTTAATTAATCCTATAAGAGTGACTGcaaaggggccaaagagagagtatagtggttaGAGCGTTTTTCCAGCAAATggttgaccccagttcgatccccagcaccgtatgcCTCCCCACCAGCATAACCAGGTGAATCTTTGGAGCCCCTGAATACTGTTGGGGTGGCCCAGGTAAATCTTGACGCTGTAGAGTCAAAGAAGCACCTCAGCCCCTTACACAGAGCACTGCGTAGGGAACTGCCCCAccatgaaaaataatgaattgcTGCCAAAACCGACAATCCATATTCCTAT
This region includes:
- the LOC129403448 gene encoding olfactory receptor 147 — translated: MTVLPQNDSFVTEFLLAGLTDRPELQLPLFVLFLVMYIVTVVGNIGLIILISLNSHLHTPMYYFLFNLSFIDFCYSSVFTPKMLVNFVSKRNVISYAGCMTQLFFFLFFVISECYMLTSMAYDRYVAICNPLLYKVTMSPQVCSLISFAAYSMGFAGSAAHTGCMLRLTFCNANVVNHYFCDILPLLQLSCTSTYVNDIVVLIVVGINITVPSVTILISYVFILRNILQIKSTQGRSKAFSTCSSHIAAISLFFGSASFMYLKYSSPGSMEQGKVASVFYTNVGPMLNPLIYSLRNKDVKVALGKVLNQIQRKNRF